The Peribacillus simplex genome contains a region encoding:
- a CDS encoding diphthine--ammonia ligase — translation MAVLIDWKNSAHGHKFIASFSGGKDSVLALYKAMKDGEAVGLIVMLEEEGKRSRSHGMPPELIKAQAESIGLPVYTAAASWSDYEKVFMRLLETAKNQGAEVLVTGDLDMPAHGCWHDKVTKNAGLKLGMPLWEMNHRDAVEEFMNLGFVTIIVTVNLSLGMREDDLGRTLTHEYVKELEARGIDPCGEGGEFHTTVIDGPIFKQPIPVRKCEIIKDGEYAFLPLELDHITNKSTL, via the coding sequence ATGGCGGTATTAATCGATTGGAAAAATAGTGCTCACGGGCATAAATTCATAGCATCTTTTAGCGGAGGAAAGGATAGTGTCTTAGCTCTATATAAAGCAATGAAGGATGGAGAAGCTGTAGGACTGATTGTCATGCTGGAGGAGGAAGGAAAACGTTCCAGATCCCATGGAATGCCTCCGGAACTCATAAAAGCCCAAGCTGAATCAATAGGTTTGCCTGTATATACAGCTGCTGCCAGTTGGTCTGATTATGAAAAAGTATTTATGCGCCTTTTAGAAACTGCTAAAAATCAAGGAGCAGAAGTGTTGGTAACTGGAGACTTGGATATGCCCGCTCATGGCTGTTGGCATGATAAGGTTACGAAGAATGCCGGGTTGAAGCTTGGAATGCCTTTATGGGAAATGAACCATCGTGACGCTGTCGAAGAGTTCATGAATCTAGGATTCGTTACGATCATTGTAACCGTTAATTTATCTTTGGGAATGCGAGAAGATGATTTAGGGCGAACGTTAACCCATGAATACGTGAAGGAACTTGAAGCTCGCGGCATTGACCCCTGCGGAGAAGGTGGAGAGTTTCATACAACAGTAATAGATGGGCCTATTTTTAAACAGCCGATACCAGTTCGTAAATGTGAGATTATTAAGGATGGGGAGTATGCTTTTTTACCTTTGGAGTTAGATCATATAACGAATAAGAGTACCTTATAA
- a CDS encoding PCYCGC motif-containing (lipo)protein, with protein MKLKLMIISLGICTSLILSGCSSEEESVVQKESSHEGHSEHTVSGDLQEETSSKEIAPDFLADKPEDMKTIYLAVAQNKDLLEKIPCYCGCGESANHKNNYDCFIHENKKNGEVVWDDHGTRCGVCLEIAAQSILDLNDGMSIKEIRNKVDEKYKSGYAKPTPTPEV; from the coding sequence ATGAAGCTAAAATTAATGATCATCTCTTTGGGAATCTGTACTTCTTTAATACTTTCAGGTTGTTCAAGTGAAGAGGAAAGTGTTGTACAAAAAGAAAGCAGTCATGAAGGACATTCAGAGCATACGGTATCCGGAGATCTTCAGGAGGAGACCAGCAGCAAGGAAATAGCACCGGATTTCTTAGCAGATAAACCTGAGGATATGAAGACAATCTATTTAGCTGTTGCTCAAAACAAGGATTTACTAGAAAAAATACCTTGTTACTGCGGTTGCGGGGAATCAGCTAACCATAAAAATAATTATGATTGCTTTATCCATGAGAATAAAAAAAATGGTGAAGTGGTTTGGGATGACCACGGGACGAGATGTGGAGTTTGTTTAGAAATAGCTGCACAATCCATATTGGACTTAAATGATGGTATGAGCATCAAAGAGATTCGGAATAAAGTCGATGAAAAATATAAAAGTGGATATGCCAAACCGACCCCAACCCCTGAAGTGTAA
- a CDS encoding GntR family transcriptional regulator, whose translation MDNANSKRDKSTIVKNVTKSLRQAILNGTLKKGERLIQEEWADRLEVSRMPIREALTQLQLEGLVEMVPHKGAIVTPITRDDIEEIYHTRSLLEGLAVEKSLPYLTKEDKEKLKGILIEMEGIQLSDETNEHYILLNAAFHETLRKGCPWPRVQKMVETLGISPIAPNLLIDYYPETQREHRMIYEAALRGDPAELRAAVEFHILRTKNNLITYMELLNTKNHQ comes from the coding sequence TTGGATAATGCTAATTCTAAAAGAGATAAATCTACAATCGTTAAAAATGTAACGAAAAGTCTTAGGCAAGCGATTTTGAATGGGACGTTGAAAAAGGGGGAGCGACTCATCCAAGAGGAGTGGGCCGATCGCCTGGAAGTTAGCAGGATGCCCATTCGTGAGGCCCTTACACAGCTTCAACTGGAAGGGTTGGTGGAAATGGTTCCCCATAAAGGAGCAATCGTCACACCGATCACCCGGGATGATATTGAAGAAATTTATCATACCAGGTCTCTGCTTGAAGGACTTGCAGTAGAAAAATCACTTCCTTACTTAACAAAGGAGGACAAAGAAAAACTAAAGGGAATATTGATTGAAATGGAAGGAATTCAGTTATCTGACGAAACCAATGAGCATTATATCCTTTTGAATGCGGCTTTTCATGAAACCCTCCGAAAAGGGTGCCCATGGCCAAGGGTTCAAAAAATGGTAGAAACGTTGGGGATCTCACCCATTGCGCCGAATTTGCTGATTGATTATTACCCAGAAACGCAACGGGAACACCGGATGATATATGAAGCGGCACTAAGAGGAGATCCTGCAGAACTAAGGGCAGCAGTAGAATTTCACATCTTGCGGACTAAGAACAATCTAATTACGTATATGGAGTTGCTGAATACTAAAAATCATCAATAA
- the uvsE gene encoding UV DNA damage repair endonuclease UvsE, whose amino-acid sequence MTLIRLGYVAMSNHVPNCSPSQTMTFAQFSKIKDRDAAIRKLERIAISNLHNCWRLLIHNEANNIQFFRLSSKLIPLANHPEIPEWDYIDPISEELAKLKTFITNHPKIRIDFHPDHFVILNSTNIDILKTSLKTLRMHHTLLKKMGLDPEHRCVLHVGGGYGENVQALEQFIHNWGLIPESIQRMVILENDDTTYTLSETLYLCEKLGIPMVFDYHHYLAHQLPSEDWKNHWDRILNTWSNSKLPPKMHISSPRSDKEFRAHADFVDTGMFMEFLQHIKGSLSQLDCMIEAKQKDGALFKLMDQLKAYKEIEIIDDASFYIH is encoded by the coding sequence TTGACATTAATCCGCCTTGGTTATGTAGCCATGAGTAATCATGTTCCAAACTGTTCACCATCCCAAACGATGACTTTTGCTCAGTTTTCGAAAATTAAGGACAGGGATGCAGCGATAAGGAAGCTTGAACGCATTGCAATATCCAATCTTCATAATTGCTGGCGTTTACTGATTCATAACGAAGCTAATAATATTCAGTTCTTCAGGCTTTCTTCAAAACTTATCCCTTTAGCCAATCATCCTGAAATTCCAGAATGGGATTACATTGATCCTATTTCAGAAGAACTGGCTAAATTAAAAACATTCATAACGAACCACCCAAAAATAAGGATAGATTTTCACCCAGATCATTTCGTCATCTTGAATAGTACAAATATCGATATTCTGAAGACATCATTAAAAACATTAAGGATGCATCATACGTTATTGAAAAAAATGGGATTGGATCCAGAGCATCGCTGTGTTCTGCATGTTGGTGGCGGTTATGGAGAGAATGTACAGGCATTGGAGCAGTTCATCCATAATTGGGGTTTGATTCCTGAATCGATTCAAAGAATGGTCATTCTTGAGAATGATGATACTACCTATACCTTGTCTGAAACCCTTTATTTATGTGAGAAATTAGGGATTCCAATGGTTTTTGATTATCATCATTACCTCGCACATCAGTTACCAAGTGAAGATTGGAAAAATCATTGGGATCGAATATTAAATACCTGGAGTAATTCGAAGCTACCTCCTAAAATGCATATTTCAAGTCCAAGGTCCGATAAAGAATTTAGAGCACATGCTGACTTTGTGGATACAGGAATGTTCATGGAATTTTTACAACATATTAAAGGAAGCTTATCGCAATTAGATTGCATGATTGAAGCGAAGCAAAAGGATGGAGCACTTTTCAAATTGATGGATCAGCTGAAAGCTTACAAAGAAATTGAGATCATCGATGATGCCAGTTTTTATATTCATTGA
- a CDS encoding tyrosine-type recombinase/integrase: MHAASQKIKNVQPIRRLDHIEKMKKSLLKYCSYRDYMMFSIGINIGLRIGDLLQLRVKDILEGTHIVIVEQKTEKIKRFLVNPQLRKEVRKYVRKSNLKNEQYLFPSRKGNGPITRVQAYRVLNKAAEMADIPDVGTHTLRKTFGYLHYQKFKDIALLQQILNHSNPKDTMIYIGLTQDLMDETLMDFYY, from the coding sequence ATGCATGCAGCCTCTCAAAAAATAAAGAATGTCCAGCCGATACGCCGGTTGGATCACATAGAAAAGATGAAGAAATCATTATTAAAATATTGCAGCTACAGGGATTATATGATGTTTTCAATCGGGATAAACATCGGGTTACGTATAGGGGATCTGTTACAATTGCGAGTGAAAGACATTCTTGAGGGTACGCATATAGTTATTGTGGAGCAAAAAACAGAGAAAATTAAACGGTTCCTTGTCAATCCTCAACTTCGTAAGGAAGTTAGGAAGTATGTCCGAAAATCGAACCTGAAAAATGAACAGTATTTATTTCCGAGTCGAAAAGGCAATGGTCCAATCACTAGGGTACAGGCCTATCGGGTCTTGAACAAGGCGGCTGAAATGGCAGACATTCCGGATGTCGGTACACATACCCTTCGAAAAACTTTCGGCTATTTGCATTACCAAAAATTCAAGGATATCGCTTTATTGCAACAAATCCTTAATCATTCCAATCCCAAAGATACGATGATTTACATAGGGCTCACACAGGATTTAATGGACGAAACATTAATGGATTTCTATTATTAA
- the lhgO gene encoding L-2-hydroxyglutarate oxidase, producing MYDFAIVGGGIVGLSTGMALYQRFPNAKVVVIEKEAVVADHQTGHNSGVIHSGIYYKPGSFKARFARQGSKSMTEFCQMHGIEHDICGKVIVATKPEELPLLDDLYSRGLQNELAIQRIGVDELKEIEPHVNGLGAIRVPQAGIVNYRQVSEKMADIIRGNGGEIKLKTKVEKIDENFDDVIIDTNNGTIKAKMVINCAGLHSDRIAAAAGYKTDMKIVPFRGEYFKLKPEKRFLVNHLIYPVPNPKFPFLGVHFTRMISGEVDAGPNAVLSFKREGYKKTDFNAKDLTEVLSYKGFWKLASKFMKEGMDEYVRSFSKKQFTKNLQELIPEIQEDDLIPAPAGVRAQALQDDGNMVDDFHIIMGKRTIHVCNAPSPAATASIEIGKEVVNRIPEQSHLLEAVLTK from the coding sequence GTGTATGATTTCGCAATTGTTGGTGGAGGAATTGTAGGATTATCGACGGGAATGGCACTTTACCAGCGTTTTCCCAATGCTAAAGTGGTAGTCATTGAAAAAGAGGCTGTTGTTGCAGATCATCAAACGGGACATAACAGCGGCGTCATTCATTCAGGCATTTATTATAAACCGGGCAGTTTCAAGGCACGGTTTGCCCGTCAAGGAAGCAAATCAATGACGGAATTCTGCCAGATGCATGGAATTGAACATGATATTTGCGGAAAGGTCATTGTTGCAACAAAGCCTGAAGAGTTGCCCCTATTAGATGATTTATATTCTCGCGGTTTGCAAAATGAACTGGCTATACAAAGAATCGGCGTGGATGAGTTAAAGGAAATCGAACCACATGTTAATGGGCTTGGTGCGATTCGCGTCCCGCAAGCCGGCATCGTCAATTATCGTCAGGTAAGTGAAAAGATGGCGGATATCATCCGGGGCAACGGCGGTGAAATTAAGCTGAAAACAAAGGTCGAGAAGATTGACGAGAATTTTGATGATGTCATCATCGATACGAACAACGGTACCATTAAGGCAAAAATGGTCATTAATTGCGCAGGGTTGCACAGTGACCGTATCGCAGCAGCTGCTGGGTATAAAACTGATATGAAAATTGTTCCGTTTCGCGGTGAGTATTTTAAACTGAAGCCCGAAAAGCGCTTCCTTGTCAATCATTTAATTTATCCGGTACCGAACCCGAAGTTTCCATTTTTGGGAGTCCATTTTACGCGGATGATTAGCGGTGAAGTGGATGCCGGTCCAAACGCTGTACTAAGTTTCAAACGGGAAGGTTATAAGAAAACGGACTTCAATGCGAAAGATTTAACTGAAGTTTTAAGCTATAAAGGTTTTTGGAAGCTGGCTAGTAAATTCATGAAGGAAGGAATGGATGAATATGTCCGTTCTTTTAGTAAAAAGCAATTTACAAAAAACCTGCAGGAGTTAATTCCGGAAATTCAAGAAGATGATTTAATCCCTGCACCTGCTGGAGTACGTGCCCAGGCATTACAGGATGATGGTAATATGGTGGATGATTTTCATATTATAATGGGGAAACGGACCATCCATGTATGTAATGCACCGTCACCTGCTGCAACGGCCTCAATTGAAATTGGTAAAGAGGTTGTTAACCGCATTCCGGAACAATCACACTTATTGGAAGCAGTATTGACAAAATAA